A section of the Streptococcus oriscaviae genome encodes:
- a CDS encoding metal ABC transporter solute-binding protein, Zn/Mn family, producing MIKRIIAGLTVLLSAVLLVACQPSEKENVGDKKPTVTVTTSFLYDMVYQLAGDEVNRELIIPAGEDPHVYVAKSSDLKKLQTADLVLYHGLHFEGKMIEALEQSGVAVTKNIKNSDLNTMEEDGETILDPHFWFSIPLYKSAVEVASQELQKLIPAKADMVKENTKTYLTQLDELDKWIAKELSVIPAESRYLVTPHDAFNYFASSYDFTLYAPQGVSTDSEVANSDMIETVDLIVKHQIKAIFTESTTNPERMEKLQEAVKAKGGQVEVVSGHGKELFSDSLAPEGEDGDTFIDMYKHNVNLIVQHLK from the coding sequence ATGATAAAACGAATCATTGCAGGACTGACTGTTCTCTTATCAGCAGTCCTCTTGGTGGCCTGTCAGCCATCTGAAAAAGAAAATGTTGGAGATAAAAAACCAACAGTCACTGTTACCACATCCTTTCTCTACGACATGGTGTACCAGCTAGCAGGCGATGAGGTCAATCGAGAGTTGATCATTCCGGCTGGGGAGGATCCCCATGTTTATGTAGCCAAGTCCAGTGACTTGAAGAAGCTTCAGACAGCTGATTTGGTATTGTACCACGGCTTGCATTTTGAAGGAAAAATGATTGAGGCACTGGAGCAGTCGGGTGTTGCTGTGACAAAGAATATCAAGAACAGCGACCTCAACACCATGGAAGAAGATGGAGAAACCATCCTTGACCCTCACTTCTGGTTTTCAATCCCTCTTTACAAGTCGGCAGTAGAAGTTGCTTCTCAGGAACTGCAAAAGCTTATTCCGGCTAAGGCGGACATGGTTAAAGAAAACACGAAGACTTATTTGACGCAGTTGGATGAGTTGGACAAGTGGATTGCCAAGGAATTGAGTGTAATTCCTGCAGAAAGCCGCTACTTGGTTACACCGCACGATGCTTTTAACTATTTTGCTTCTAGCTATGACTTTACCCTTTATGCACCGCAAGGTGTTAGCACCGATTCAGAGGTGGCTAATAGCGATATGATTGAAACGGTTGACCTGATTGTCAAGCATCAGATTAAAGCCATTTTCACTGAATCTACAACCAACCCTGAGCGGATGGAAAAACTGCAAGAGGCCGTTAAAGCCAAGGGCGGTCAAGTAGAAGTCGTGTCAGGGCACGGGAAGGAACTCTTCTCTGACTCGCTTGCACCAGAAGGAGAAGATGGTGACACGTTTATTGACATGTATAAACACAATGTCAATCTGATTGTTCAACACTTGAAATAA
- a CDS encoding metal-dependent transcriptional regulator yields MTPNKEDYLKCVHELSQTHQKMTNKQIAEKMQVSAPAVSEMMKKLLAEQLILKDTNSGYLLSQTGLEMVANLYRKHRLIEVFLVEQLGYSPEQVHEEAEILEHTVSDHFINRLDSFLDYPTICPHGGSIPKAGQLLVERYQTTLASLREAGHYQLVRIQDYYQLLQYLEQHDLAIQDKIEVVALDDFSQTVTIQYKGKELAVPFAIAQQLYVEAV; encoded by the coding sequence ATGACACCCAACAAAGAAGATTACCTCAAGTGCGTCCACGAACTCAGCCAGACTCATCAGAAAATGACCAACAAACAAATCGCTGAAAAAATGCAGGTTTCCGCCCCTGCAGTGTCAGAAATGATGAAAAAATTATTAGCAGAGCAACTCATTCTCAAAGACACAAACAGTGGCTATCTGCTCAGTCAAACCGGCCTTGAAATGGTAGCCAACCTCTACCGCAAACACCGGCTCATCGAGGTCTTTTTAGTGGAGCAATTGGGCTATTCCCCTGAGCAAGTGCATGAAGAAGCTGAAATTTTGGAACATACCGTTTCAGACCACTTTATCAACCGGCTGGATAGCTTCTTGGACTACCCGACCATCTGTCCGCACGGCGGCAGCATTCCCAAGGCTGGTCAGCTCCTGGTTGAACGCTACCAGACCACCCTTGCTAGCCTGAGGGAAGCCGGACATTACCAACTCGTTCGGATTCAGGACTACTACCAACTTCTCCAGTATCTAGAACAGCATGACCTTGCCATTCAAGATAAAATAGAAGTTGTCGCTCTTGATGACTTTTCCCAGACCGTGACTATCCAGTACAAGGGCAAGGAACTGGCTGTTCCCTTTGCCATTGCCCAGCAGCTCTATGTTGAAGCAGTATAA
- the dtd gene encoding D-aminoacyl-tRNA deacylase: MKIVIQRVARASVSIEGDIKGQIEQGLVLLVGVGPNDGEEDLAYAARKIINMRIFADDEGKMNRSVQDVGGAILSISQFTLFADTKKGNRPAFIGAASPDRANTLYQQLNQLLAQAVPVQTGVFGADMQIDLVNDGPVTIVLDTKNK, translated from the coding sequence ATGAAAATTGTAATACAACGTGTGGCACGGGCATCTGTCAGTATTGAAGGCGACATCAAAGGCCAGATTGAACAAGGCCTGGTTCTCCTAGTGGGAGTTGGCCCTAATGATGGAGAAGAAGATTTGGCCTACGCCGCTCGCAAGATTATCAATATGCGGATTTTTGCCGATGATGAGGGCAAGATGAATCGCTCGGTTCAGGATGTGGGAGGGGCTATTTTGTCCATCTCCCAGTTCACCCTCTTTGCGGACACCAAGAAAGGCAACCGACCTGCCTTTATCGGCGCGGCTTCTCCAGATAGAGCAAACACCCTCTATCAGCAGCTCAACCAGCTACTGGCTCAAGCCGTTCCTGTCCAAACAGGTGTTTTTGGGGCAGACATGCAGATCGACCTAGTTAATGACGGGCCAGTCACTATTGTACTCGACACCAAGAATAAGTAG
- a CDS encoding RelA/SpoT family protein — translation MKEINLTGEDVVALTAQYLPEEDVVFVQKALDYAVEAHKGQIRKSGEPYIVHPIQVAGILAGLQLDAVTVACGFLHDVVEDTEISLDEMEAEFGPDVRMIVDGVTKLGKVEYKSHEEQLAENHRKMLIAMSKDMRVILVKLADRLHNMRTLKHLRPDKQERISRETMEIYAPLAHRLGISSVKWELEDMAFRYLNEVEFYKITRMMSEKRREREALVNEVVDKIREYAAERNLYGQVYGRPKHIYSIYRKMHDKKKRFDQLYDLIAIRCIMETPSDVYAMLGYIHELWRPMPGRFKDYIASPKANGYQSIHTTVYGPKGPIEFQIRTAEMHQVAEYGVAAHWAYKRGGKAVAKQKELKWIHNLIELQAEAGDAQSFVDSVKEDIFTERIYVFTPDGAVRELPKDSVPIDFAYEIHTKVGERATGAKVNGRMVPLTTKLKTGDQVEIITSANSFGPSRDWVNLVKTHKARNKIRQFFKNQDKELSVSKGRDLIQNLLLENGYVPNQYLDRKHMDEVLQKTSYKTDEALFAAVGFGEVSAVSIYNRLTEKERREAERAKAKAVADELVKGGEVKHENKDSLKIRHEGGVVIEGASGLLIRIAKCCNPVPGDEIVGYITKGRGVAVHRVDCMNLKSQESYEVRLIDVSWEDDNSNKEYMANIDIYGLNRSGLLNDVLKVLTNASKNISSVNAQPTKDMKFATIHVSFGISNLATLTSLVDKIKSVPEVYSVKRTNG, via the coding sequence ATGAAAGAAATCAATTTAACAGGAGAGGACGTCGTTGCGCTGACAGCTCAATATCTGCCAGAAGAAGATGTTGTCTTTGTGCAAAAAGCGCTTGACTATGCGGTCGAGGCCCACAAAGGACAGATTCGTAAGTCAGGGGAACCTTATATTGTTCACCCGATTCAAGTAGCAGGGATTCTGGCGGGGCTTCAATTGGATGCGGTCACGGTAGCTTGCGGCTTTCTCCATGATGTTGTAGAAGATACCGAGATTAGTCTGGATGAGATGGAAGCGGAGTTCGGTCCAGATGTTCGTATGATTGTGGATGGCGTCACCAAGCTGGGTAAGGTAGAGTACAAATCCCATGAAGAGCAGCTGGCAGAAAACCATCGCAAGATGCTAATTGCCATGTCTAAGGATATGCGCGTCATTTTGGTGAAACTAGCAGACCGTCTTCACAATATGCGCACCCTAAAACATCTTCGACCAGATAAACAAGAGCGCATTTCGCGTGAAACAATGGAGATTTACGCTCCCTTGGCCCACCGTCTGGGGATTTCCTCTGTCAAGTGGGAATTGGAAGACATGGCCTTTCGCTATCTCAATGAGGTGGAGTTCTATAAGATTACCCGCATGATGAGTGAAAAGCGTAGGGAGCGGGAAGCCTTGGTCAATGAAGTCGTTGACAAGATTCGCGAGTACGCAGCGGAGCGTAACCTCTACGGCCAAGTGTACGGTCGTCCTAAGCATATCTACTCTATCTACCGCAAAATGCACGACAAGAAGAAGCGGTTTGATCAACTCTATGACCTCATTGCCATCCGCTGCATCATGGAAACCCCGAGCGATGTTTACGCTATGTTGGGCTATATCCATGAACTCTGGCGGCCAATGCCCGGACGTTTTAAGGATTATATCGCTAGCCCCAAAGCCAACGGTTACCAGTCCATCCATACGACCGTTTATGGGCCGAAAGGGCCGATCGAGTTCCAGATTCGGACGGCAGAAATGCACCAGGTCGCTGAATACGGGGTTGCTGCTCACTGGGCCTACAAACGTGGTGGCAAGGCAGTTGCCAAGCAAAAAGAACTTAAATGGATTCACAATCTGATAGAGCTGCAGGCAGAAGCAGGGGATGCTCAATCTTTTGTAGACTCGGTTAAAGAGGATATTTTTACAGAAAGAATCTACGTCTTTACACCCGACGGAGCCGTTCGCGAGCTGCCCAAGGATTCGGTGCCGATTGACTTTGCCTATGAAATTCATACCAAAGTCGGTGAACGGGCGACAGGTGCCAAGGTCAATGGGCGCATGGTTCCCCTGACAACCAAACTCAAGACAGGGGATCAGGTAGAAATCATCACCAGTGCCAACTCTTTTGGCCCGAGTCGCGATTGGGTCAACCTGGTCAAGACCCATAAGGCCCGTAACAAAATTCGCCAATTCTTCAAAAATCAGGATAAGGAATTATCCGTTTCTAAAGGACGCGACCTGATTCAGAATCTGCTTTTAGAAAACGGCTATGTTCCCAACCAGTACCTTGACCGCAAACACATGGACGAGGTACTCCAAAAAACCAGCTACAAGACAGATGAAGCCCTTTTTGCGGCAGTTGGTTTTGGGGAAGTATCTGCCGTGTCCATCTATAACCGCCTGACTGAAAAAGAGCGTCGTGAAGCTGAACGGGCCAAGGCTAAGGCCGTCGCAGACGAGTTGGTCAAGGGCGGTGAAGTCAAGCACGAAAATAAGGACAGCCTTAAAATCCGCCACGAAGGCGGAGTTGTGATTGAAGGGGCGTCTGGCCTCCTGATTCGGATAGCCAAATGCTGTAACCCAGTACCAGGAGATGAGATTGTCGGTTATATTACCAAGGGTCGCGGCGTGGCTGTCCACCGGGTTGACTGCATGAACCTCAAGAGCCAAGAGAGCTACGAAGTCCGTCTAATTGACGTCAGCTGGGAAGACGACAATTCCAATAAGGAATACATGGCCAACATTGACATTTACGGGCTCAATCGTTCTGGTTTGCTCAATGATGTCCTCAAGGTCTTGACAAATGCCAGCAAGAACATTTCTTCTGTCAACGCCCAGCCAACCAAGGACATGAAGTTTGCGACAATCCATGTTTCTTTCGGGATTTCCAACTTGGCGACCTTGACCAGTCTGGTGGATAAGATCAAGTCCGTACCAGAAGTCTATTCAGTGAAAAGGACCAATGGATAA
- a CDS encoding bifunctional 2',3'-cyclic-nucleotide 2'-phosphodiesterase/3'-nucleotidase, protein MKSQFSKCTLALSLALLASANAGIIHANEVTTEQPSQPSTSLETSPSISETSNPSSSTTATETTETSQPSTETTAVTSPSTEAATAEITPQALTETSQPVEGQSVDVRILATTDLHTNLVNYDYYQDKPVETLGLAKTAVLIEEAKQENPNVIMVDNGDTIQGTPLGNYKSIVDPIEEGEQHPMYAALGTLGFDAGTLGNHEFNYGLDYLRKVIATAGMPLVNANVINPTTQDFAYQPYTIIQKQFTDTAGKTVNLNVGITGIVPPQILNWDKAYLEGKVIVRDAVEAVRDIVPVIREKGADIVLVLSHSGIGDDQYEVGEENVGYQIASLAGVDAVITGHSHAEFPGTAAKPSFYAKYAGVDDTTGKINGTPVTMAGKYGDHLGVIDLSLTYTDGKWTTTASKAAIRKIDTKSSVADSRIVDLAQEAHNETIKYVRQQVGVTTAPINSFFALVQDDPSVQIVNNAQIWYAKQQLAGTPEANLPILSAAAPFKAGTRGDASAYTDIPAGPIAIKNVADLYLYDNVAAILKINGAQLKEWLEMSAGQFNQIDPQATEPQNLINTDFRTYNFDVIDGVTYQYDITQPNKYDRSGKLVNESASRVRNLQYMGQAVTADQEFIVVTNNYRTNGTFPGVREASLNRLLNLENRQAIINYIIAEKVINPTADNNWTFTNSIKGLDLRFLTADRAKGLIGNQESIIYLQASTANEGFGEFRFVYTEPKPIQLTPNTDQTIILSSGQRVTLPADTPAPSTSKQTLPNTGETQSILSLIGLTLIGFVGKWSKKKEH, encoded by the coding sequence ATGAAATCCCAATTTAGCAAGTGCACCCTAGCGCTGAGTCTGGCCCTCTTGGCATCTGCCAATGCAGGAATCATCCATGCCAATGAAGTGACTACTGAACAACCGAGCCAGCCTAGCACCAGTCTCGAAACTAGTCCAAGCATAAGCGAAACGAGCAACCCTAGCAGCAGTACAACTGCAACAGAAACAACCGAAACCAGTCAGCCTAGCACCGAAACTACTGCTGTCACAAGCCCTAGCACAGAAGCAGCCACAGCAGAAATAACCCCTCAGGCTCTTACCGAAACTAGCCAACCCGTAGAAGGGCAGTCTGTCGATGTACGCATCCTAGCAACAACCGACCTCCATACCAACTTGGTCAACTATGATTACTATCAGGATAAACCTGTTGAAACACTAGGCTTGGCCAAAACAGCCGTCTTAATTGAAGAAGCTAAACAGGAGAATCCAAACGTCATCATGGTAGACAACGGCGACACCATTCAAGGAACTCCTCTGGGCAACTATAAATCCATCGTCGACCCGATTGAAGAAGGTGAACAACACCCTATGTACGCGGCCCTTGGCACGCTTGGTTTTGACGCCGGAACACTCGGAAACCACGAGTTCAACTACGGACTTGACTACCTGAGAAAAGTCATTGCCACTGCAGGTATGCCTCTGGTAAATGCCAATGTTATCAACCCGACGACACAGGATTTTGCCTACCAACCTTACACGATTATTCAAAAACAATTTACAGACACCGCCGGTAAAACGGTCAACCTGAATGTCGGGATTACAGGGATTGTACCCCCACAAATCCTCAACTGGGACAAGGCCTACTTGGAAGGCAAGGTGATTGTTCGCGATGCTGTTGAGGCTGTTCGTGACATCGTTCCCGTCATTCGTGAAAAAGGCGCAGACATCGTTTTGGTTCTTTCTCACTCTGGTATCGGAGATGACCAATACGAAGTTGGTGAGGAAAATGTCGGCTACCAAATCGCAAGCCTGGCTGGAGTTGATGCGGTCATCACAGGCCATTCCCACGCAGAATTTCCAGGAACAGCAGCAAAACCAAGCTTCTATGCCAAATACGCCGGTGTGGATGACACCACTGGTAAAATCAACGGAACCCCTGTCACTATGGCTGGTAAATATGGCGACCACCTAGGAGTTATTGACCTCAGCCTAACTTACACAGACGGAAAATGGACAACAACAGCAAGCAAGGCCGCTATCCGCAAGATTGACACCAAGTCTTCTGTGGCCGACAGCCGCATTGTTGACCTCGCCCAAGAAGCCCACAACGAAACCATCAAATACGTCCGCCAACAAGTCGGCGTAACAACCGCTCCAATCAACAGCTTCTTTGCCCTAGTGCAAGACGACCCATCTGTTCAAATCGTCAACAATGCCCAAATCTGGTATGCCAAACAGCAGCTAGCAGGTACTCCTGAAGCAAATCTGCCTATCCTTTCTGCCGCTGCCCCATTCAAGGCCGGCACCCGAGGCGACGCCTCGGCCTATACAGACATCCCAGCAGGTCCGATTGCCATTAAAAACGTTGCCGACCTCTATCTCTATGATAATGTTGCAGCTATTTTGAAGATCAACGGTGCCCAACTCAAAGAATGGTTGGAAATGTCTGCTGGACAATTCAACCAGATTGACCCACAGGCCACAGAACCACAAAACCTCATCAACACAGATTTTCGTACTTACAACTTCGACGTGATTGACGGCGTAACCTACCAGTACGACATCACTCAGCCAAACAAATACGACCGCAGCGGCAAGCTGGTCAATGAAAGCGCCAGCCGTGTCCGCAACCTGCAATACATGGGACAAGCTGTCACAGCAGACCAAGAATTTATCGTTGTAACCAATAACTATCGTACCAACGGCACCTTCCCTGGCGTCCGCGAAGCATCACTCAATCGTCTGCTCAATCTTGAAAATCGCCAAGCCATCATCAACTACATCATCGCTGAAAAGGTCATCAACCCGACAGCAGACAACAACTGGACCTTCACTAACAGTATCAAGGGCCTTGACCTGCGCTTTTTGACCGCTGACCGTGCCAAAGGCTTGATTGGCAACCAAGAAAGCATTATCTACCTGCAAGCTTCAACGGCAAACGAAGGCTTTGGCGAGTTCCGCTTTGTCTATACTGAGCCTAAGCCTATTCAGTTAACACCGAATACCGACCAAACCATCATTCTGTCATCTGGTCAACGGGTTACCTTGCCTGCCGATACACCTGCTCCAAGCACCAGCAAGCAAACCCTACCTAACACTGGTGAAACCCAGTCTATCCTCAGCCTCATTGGTTTGACCCTAATTGGCTTTGTCGGAAAATGGAGCAAGAAAAAAGAACACTAA
- a CDS encoding DUF554 domain-containing protein: MFALGTIINTLAIALAGFLGVWFGHLLKERHQSGLTMASGIAILFLGMAGTLEGLLAVAGGRLSSQNGMLLVVSLSLGTLIGEVLHIEGWFERLGIWLREKSGNGQDSQFLDAFLTASLTVCIGAMAIIGSIQDGLTGDYQLLVVKSILDFIIIFIMTSSLGKGAGFSAVPVFLFQGLITVMAHLIEPLMTAQALSNLSLIGSSLIFCVGVNIVWDRKIRVANMLPAVLVAVIWTYFLR; encoded by the coding sequence ATGTTTGCTTTGGGAACCATTATCAATACGCTGGCCATTGCGTTGGCTGGCTTTTTAGGGGTCTGGTTTGGTCACCTCCTCAAGGAACGGCATCAGTCTGGTTTGACCATGGCTAGTGGGATTGCTATTTTATTTCTTGGGATGGCTGGTACGCTGGAAGGATTGCTAGCGGTGGCGGGCGGTCGTTTGAGCAGTCAGAACGGGATGCTCTTGGTCGTGAGTCTATCTCTTGGAACCTTGATAGGCGAGGTGCTTCATATTGAGGGCTGGTTTGAACGATTGGGCATTTGGTTGCGGGAAAAGTCTGGAAATGGTCAGGACTCTCAGTTTTTAGATGCCTTTTTGACCGCTTCGCTGACCGTCTGTATCGGGGCGATGGCTATTATCGGCTCTATTCAGGATGGTTTGACAGGAGATTATCAGCTGCTGGTGGTCAAAAGCATTTTGGACTTTATCATCATTTTCATCATGACCTCTAGTTTGGGAAAGGGAGCAGGTTTTTCAGCGGTACCAGTCTTTCTTTTTCAAGGGCTGATTACCGTGATGGCTCATCTTATTGAACCACTTATGACTGCGCAGGCTCTTTCTAACCTTTCTCTGATTGGCTCCAGCTTGATTTTTTGTGTCGGTGTCAATATCGTTTGGGATAGGAAAATCCGAGTGGCCAATATGTTGCCGGCCGTGCTTGTTGCGGTGATATGGACTTATTTTTTAAGATAA
- a CDS encoding 16S rRNA (uracil(1498)-N(3))-methyltransferase, giving the protein MQQYFVNGRAPQGIFQISDKDTAKHMFSVMRLQAGDQIVLVFDDGIKRLARVVDSQSQSVEIIEEFADNVELPVSVTIAMGFPKGDKLEFVSQKATELGMAALWAFPADWSVVKWDGKKLAKKAEKLEKIAQGAAEQSKRNRIPAVRLFEKKADFLAQLAGFDQIILAYEEAAKEGEQANLVKILSGLQVGQSVLVIIGPEGGVSPEEVAAFEGAGAVKTGLGPRILRAETAPLYALSAISYAMELLR; this is encoded by the coding sequence ATGCAGCAGTATTTTGTCAATGGCAGAGCGCCGCAGGGCATTTTCCAGATTAGCGATAAGGATACTGCCAAGCACATGTTTTCTGTCATGCGCCTACAGGCAGGTGACCAAATTGTTTTGGTCTTTGACGACGGTATTAAACGCTTGGCGCGTGTGGTGGATAGCCAGAGCCAGTCTGTTGAAATCATCGAAGAATTTGCAGACAATGTTGAATTGCCTGTTTCCGTCACCATTGCCATGGGCTTTCCCAAGGGGGATAAGCTAGAATTTGTCTCCCAAAAGGCAACAGAATTAGGTATGGCAGCCCTTTGGGCCTTTCCAGCTGACTGGTCTGTGGTCAAATGGGATGGTAAAAAACTGGCTAAAAAAGCAGAGAAGTTGGAAAAAATTGCTCAAGGAGCAGCCGAGCAAAGCAAACGCAATCGCATTCCAGCTGTTCGTTTATTTGAGAAAAAAGCGGATTTCCTAGCCCAACTAGCAGGATTTGACCAGATTATTCTGGCTTACGAAGAAGCCGCTAAGGAAGGCGAACAAGCTAACCTGGTGAAAATCTTGTCTGGTTTACAAGTTGGCCAATCGGTCCTCGTTATCATCGGCCCAGAAGGCGGCGTGTCGCCTGAGGAAGTGGCTGCTTTTGAAGGAGCAGGAGCAGTCAAAACAGGTCTAGGTCCTCGTATCTTACGAGCAGAAACCGCTCCGCTTTATGCTTTATCTGCTATTAGCTACGCGATGGAATTGTTGAGGTAA
- the prmA gene encoding 50S ribosomal protein L11 methyltransferase translates to MNSWQELTIHVHRDAEEAVSNLMIETGSQGVAISDSADYVGQEDRFGELYPEVEQSDMIAITAYYPDTLDIEEIKAVLATRLADLTGFGLETGQISLESQELAEEDWADNWKKYYEPSRITHDLTIVPSWTDYEVTAGEKIIRLDPGMAFGTGTHPTTKMSLFALSQVLRGGETVIDVGTGSGVLSIASSLLGAKEIYAYDLDEVAVRVAQENIDLNANTSNIHVAAGDLLRGVDIEAEVIVANILADILIHLTEDAYRLVKDEGYLIMSGIIADKWDMVRASAEAAGFFLETHMIQGEWNCCVFKKTADRSGVIGG, encoded by the coding sequence ATGAACTCATGGCAAGAATTAACGATTCACGTTCATCGTGATGCAGAAGAGGCAGTTTCAAATCTCATGATTGAAACGGGCAGTCAGGGAGTGGCTATTAGCGATTCAGCTGACTATGTGGGGCAGGAGGATCGTTTTGGTGAACTCTATCCCGAGGTGGAGCAGTCAGACATGATTGCCATTACGGCCTACTATCCTGACACTTTGGATATTGAGGAAATCAAGGCAGTTTTAGCTACTCGCTTGGCGGATTTGACAGGATTTGGCTTGGAAACAGGTCAGATTAGCTTAGAAAGTCAGGAATTGGCAGAGGAAGACTGGGCGGACAACTGGAAGAAATACTATGAGCCATCCCGCATCACCCACGATTTGACCATTGTGCCGTCTTGGACGGACTATGAGGTGACTGCAGGTGAGAAAATTATCCGCCTGGATCCAGGCATGGCTTTCGGTACAGGAACCCACCCGACCACTAAGATGAGCCTTTTTGCTCTTTCTCAGGTCCTGCGTGGTGGTGAAACGGTTATTGACGTTGGCACAGGTTCAGGCGTCCTTTCCATTGCTAGCTCCCTCTTGGGTGCCAAGGAGATTTATGCCTATGACTTGGATGAGGTGGCGGTGCGTGTAGCTCAGGAAAATATTGACCTTAACGCCAATACTAGCAATATTCATGTCGCAGCAGGTGACCTTTTACGTGGTGTTGACATTGAAGCGGAAGTCATCGTTGCCAACATCTTGGCGGACATTCTCATTCATCTGACCGAGGATGCCTACCGTCTGGTCAAGGACGAAGGCTACCTGATTATGAGCGGCATCATCGCGGATAAGTGGGACATGGTGCGAGCATCTGCGGAAGCGGCTGGCTTCTTCCTTGAGACCCACATGATTCAGGGTGAGTGGAATTGCTGCGTCTTTAAGAAGACGGCTGACCGCTCAGGCGTGATTGGAGGCTAG
- a CDS encoding AbiH family protein, whose product MYITYIVGNGLDIQYGLKTKYKNFYEFQNEIYQNKKEKNDYSNFIYEALFKDKVNDYENWSDFELSIGKLTRDNEEITKTNDAKEKFINDLSDVIDDLRFYLSDVQKSFEYEQKIIDFGETFNRLISDLPNLNQPLITKLFDENRFEHDIVNLMTLNYTNVLDKLFEKSKDTYKNNYRSSSSSTYNFIVRKPIHCHGSLELNTILGVSNSEQLSDEFSEEQKEFLIKNLSLSGVRENLDIRNEQIIKNSDILIIYGASLGQTDSYLWEKVAKCSLERGVPIIIYHYVENFDAGNPIRVRRLYTTFEDRFVNNCGIDSELEQQLRKNIITVIGKSIFKLVDIE is encoded by the coding sequence ATGTACATTACTTATATTGTTGGAAACGGATTAGATATACAATATGGTCTAAAAACAAAGTATAAAAACTTTTATGAATTTCAAAATGAAATTTATCAAAATAAGAAAGAGAAAAATGACTATTCAAACTTTATATATGAAGCCCTTTTCAAGGACAAAGTGAATGATTATGAGAACTGGTCAGACTTTGAGTTATCGATTGGAAAATTGACTAGGGATAATGAAGAGATTACTAAGACCAATGATGCAAAAGAAAAGTTTATTAATGATTTATCTGATGTAATTGATGATTTACGATTTTATTTAAGTGATGTTCAAAAGTCATTTGAATATGAACAAAAAATTATTGATTTTGGAGAGACATTCAACCGCTTAATTAGTGATTTACCCAACCTAAATCAGCCACTAATTACTAAACTTTTCGATGAAAATAGGTTTGAACATGACATTGTTAATTTAATGACATTAAATTATACTAATGTATTAGATAAATTATTTGAGAAGTCGAAGGATACATATAAGAACAACTATCGGTCTAGTTCAAGTTCAACGTATAATTTTATTGTGAGAAAACCGATTCACTGCCATGGAAGTTTAGAATTGAACACAATCCTTGGTGTCAGTAATTCAGAACAGCTATCGGATGAATTTTCTGAGGAGCAGAAAGAATTTTTAATAAAAAATTTGAGTCTCTCAGGAGTTCGTGAAAATCTAGATATTAGAAACGAACAAATTATCAAAAATTCAGATATTCTCATTATTTATGGAGCATCATTGGGACAGACAGATAGCTATCTTTGGGAAAAAGTAGCAAAATGTTCATTAGAGCGTGGTGTTCCGATAATCATTTACCACTATGTTGAAAATTTTGATGCCGGAAATCCAATTCGAGTGAGACGTCTGTATACAACTTTTGAAGATAGGTTTGTTAACAATTGCGGAATTGACTCGGAATTAGAACAACAATTGAGAAAAAATATTATTACAGTTATTGGTAAAAGTATTTTTAAATTAGTTGATATAGAGTAG
- a CDS encoding ASCH domain-containing protein, which produces MVHEMLLAPKPFEMMKSGQKTTELRLYDEKRKHIQIGDGIHFYCTENQAKVLKTEVLDIHIFDNFTQLYRELDLLSCGYTKSNVGEAKPEDMEVYYSREQLEQYGAVGIELRVIDSI; this is translated from the coding sequence ATGGTTCATGAAATGTTATTGGCTCCAAAACCTTTTGAAATGATGAAGTCTGGTCAGAAGACCACTGAACTACGACTTTATGACGAGAAGCGCAAGCATATACAAATTGGAGATGGCATCCATTTTTATTGTACAGAAAATCAGGCTAAGGTGCTGAAAACAGAAGTGCTAGACATTCATATATTTGATAATTTTACCCAGTTATATCGAGAACTGGATTTGTTGTCTTGTGGGTATACGAAAAGCAATGTCGGAGAGGCGAAACCAGAAGATATGGAAGTTTACTATTCACGAGAACAATTAGAACAGTACGGCGCAGTTGGTATAGAATTGAGGGTAATAGATTCTATTTGA